Proteins found in one Hoplias malabaricus isolate fHopMal1 chromosome 17, fHopMal1.hap1, whole genome shotgun sequence genomic segment:
- the ap1ar gene encoding AP-1 complex-associated regulatory protein isoform X1 — translation MGNCWTQCLGLFRREANRIQRGGGSKYFRSSTAGEHYTIEFENLVESDEGESSQSCIRPISQEEFDHLKEQRYGAIADKQTLIDEKLNVELVAHEEKLRLEEEAICAAQREAARLAKERKLKEQIGQRSRGKVEAGGSGTHRKQPSGGEFEVYLQSVKAQSEAFRSNRLSSDTNVVTPNTESSWDFTSKTRSTNDDATSLDLEWEDEEGMNRMGPAWERSKTEEDILRAALRPGGKQLDSGPASASEDSNALEWENDFVSAHADDSGEHSHEEFEGFVNPVLDTPSEEIEVITKTDQQER, via the exons ATGGGGAACTGCTGGACTCAGTGTTTGGGACTTTTTAGAAGAGAAGCCAACAGGATTCAGAGAGGAGGAGG CTCTAAGTACTTTCGAAGCAGCACAGCGGGTGAACACTACACGATAGAA TTTGAGAACCTTGTGGAGAGTGATGAG GGTGAGAGTTCCCAGAGTTGTATCAG GCCAATCAGTCAAGAGGAGTTTGACCATTTGAAGGAACAACGCTATGGTGCTATTGCAGACAAGCAGACGTTAATTGATGAGAAGCTGAATGTGGAG TTAGTGGCACACGAAGAGAAGTTAAGGCTAGAAGAGGAAGCTATATGCGCAGCTCAGCGTGAGGCTGCGAGGCTCGCAAAGGAGCGAAAGCTAAAGGAG CAGATTGGACAGAGGAGCAGGGGAAAAGTGGAGGCAGGGGGCAGTGGCACTCATCGCAAGCA GCCATCAGGTGGAGAGTTTGAAGTGTACTTGCAAAGTGTGAAAGCTCAATCGGAGGCATTCCGCAGCAACC gTCTCTCTTCCGATACGAATGTAGTGACACCTAACACAGAGAGCAGCTGGGATTTTACCAGTAAAACACGCTCCACTAATGATGATGCCACTTCACTGGACCTGGAGTGGGAGGATGAGGAGG GTATGAACAGGATGGGTCCTGCATGGGAGCGCTCCAAGACAGAGGAGGATATCTTGCGTGCTGCCCTCCGTCCTGGTGGCAAACAGCTGGACAGTGGCCCTGCCTCCGCCTCTGAAGATTCTAACGCTCTGGAGTGGGAGAACGACTTTGTCAGCGCACACGCAGATGACAGCGGAGAACACAGTCATGAAGAATTTGAGGGATTTGTTAATCCAGTACTGGACACTCCCTCTGAGGAGATAGAGGTCATAACTAAGACAGACCAGCAGGAGAGATAG
- the ap1ar gene encoding AP-1 complex-associated regulatory protein isoform X2, with protein MGNCWTQCLGLFRREANRIQRGGGSKYFRSSTAGEHYTIEFENLVESDEGESSQSCIRPISQEEFDHLKEQRYGAIADKQTLIDEKLNVELVAHEEKLRLEEEAICAAQREAARLAKERKLKEIGQRSRGKVEAGGSGTHRKQPSGGEFEVYLQSVKAQSEAFRSNRLSSDTNVVTPNTESSWDFTSKTRSTNDDATSLDLEWEDEEGMNRMGPAWERSKTEEDILRAALRPGGKQLDSGPASASEDSNALEWENDFVSAHADDSGEHSHEEFEGFVNPVLDTPSEEIEVITKTDQQER; from the exons ATGGGGAACTGCTGGACTCAGTGTTTGGGACTTTTTAGAAGAGAAGCCAACAGGATTCAGAGAGGAGGAGG CTCTAAGTACTTTCGAAGCAGCACAGCGGGTGAACACTACACGATAGAA TTTGAGAACCTTGTGGAGAGTGATGAG GGTGAGAGTTCCCAGAGTTGTATCAG GCCAATCAGTCAAGAGGAGTTTGACCATTTGAAGGAACAACGCTATGGTGCTATTGCAGACAAGCAGACGTTAATTGATGAGAAGCTGAATGTGGAG TTAGTGGCACACGAAGAGAAGTTAAGGCTAGAAGAGGAAGCTATATGCGCAGCTCAGCGTGAGGCTGCGAGGCTCGCAAAGGAGCGAAAGCTAAAGGAG ATTGGACAGAGGAGCAGGGGAAAAGTGGAGGCAGGGGGCAGTGGCACTCATCGCAAGCA GCCATCAGGTGGAGAGTTTGAAGTGTACTTGCAAAGTGTGAAAGCTCAATCGGAGGCATTCCGCAGCAACC gTCTCTCTTCCGATACGAATGTAGTGACACCTAACACAGAGAGCAGCTGGGATTTTACCAGTAAAACACGCTCCACTAATGATGATGCCACTTCACTGGACCTGGAGTGGGAGGATGAGGAGG GTATGAACAGGATGGGTCCTGCATGGGAGCGCTCCAAGACAGAGGAGGATATCTTGCGTGCTGCCCTCCGTCCTGGTGGCAAACAGCTGGACAGTGGCCCTGCCTCCGCCTCTGAAGATTCTAACGCTCTGGAGTGGGAGAACGACTTTGTCAGCGCACACGCAGATGACAGCGGAGAACACAGTCATGAAGAATTTGAGGGATTTGTTAATCCAGTACTGGACACTCCCTCTGAGGAGATAGAGGTCATAACTAAGACAGACCAGCAGGAGAGATAG